In Actinomycetota bacterium, the sequence GCGGCTGGCCATTGCGGTGCGCAGATCTGAATCCTTGCCGAGTGCGAGCAATCCGCGAGCCAGATCAGCAGAGTCCCCGCGGTTCACCAGCACCCCACAGCTTTCTTCGGCGAGCAGTTCCCGAACTCCAGCAGAACAGTCGCTGGCTACAACAGGGACACCGCAGGCAAGGGCCTCCATGATCACCAGTGGCAGGCCTTCCACCAGTGATGGCACCGCAAGAATTCCGGTGGCAGCCAGAACTGCATAAGGATCGGCAACCTGCTCGCAAACCTGCACACGAGGAAGCAACTCCGCGGCATCGCGAATCTGACCTTCGTGCGGGCCTGAGCCGACGAATTGCAGTTCCCATTCAGGCAGTTCTCCTTGCTCGGTCAGGATCCGCCAAGCCTGAATGAGGGTCATCGGTGCCTTCTCCGCAGAGAATCTGCCGAGATAGGTGATGGTCTTCGAGTGAGAATCGGCCATGCCCTCGGGCCAGCGAGGCAGTGGATTCGCCATTGCCGAGGCGTTGCTGAGACCGGCGGCAGTGAACAGCCGCGCATCGGCTTGAGTCAATGCGAGGAAGATATCAGCCTCGCTGTAGGCATCTAGGATCCGCTGAAGGTCTGGGCCAAAGCTGGCCGCCTGGAATGACGAGTGATACTGCCCGATCGTGCGCCAGCCATCAATATTGCAGCGCGCGATGTGCTCCATTGCCCAGACCTGAGCGGTGACGATAAATCCCTGGGGGCCACTATCAAGAATTGACTGCAGCTTGGCTTGCGCGGCAAACCGCTGCGCCTGCAGCTCTGGCCCCTCCTCCTTGTCATAGGCAGCCTCGAGCAGTCGTTCAACTCGATAGTTCGCTGCGGAGAAGTCCGAACGCGGTTCGCGCGGTTCGATTCCGATGACCGTCACATCGTGGCCCCGATCAGCAAACCCCGAGGCAAGCGCGTGGACGACCCTCTGGGCTCCGCCAATCTCGTCGACGTTGTTGGCCAGCAACACCAATCGCTGCTTCATCGCGAGCCCATCGATGACTGCCAGATGCGCTCTGCAGCCACGCTCTTGGGCGGAGCGCCAAACTGAGAAAAGGCACTGGATCGCTTACCAAATTCACTTAGTCCGGCATCGCCATCGGCGAGCCACACTTGGAGTTGCTCGAAGAGTTCGCTCATCGTGGTAACCATTGGACCGGGCAACACGGTTGGGAGATCCAGGTATGTTCCGCGACGCCGAACCACATCAAGGTGGTCAGGCTGGAAGGCAACGATCGGGCGCTGGAGACTGCCAAACTCCATGGCCAAGCTCGACCAATCGGTCACCAGCAGGTCCGCAGCGGCACACCACGAGGGCAGATCGTCAAAGACCTGAGAGCTGTGAACTCGAGATCCGTCATCAGTGACGAACCTGAATTGCATACGCCCGGCAAATGCCTGCACGAGCGCTTCTGCCTGCATGGCGCTCGTCGATGACGCGAGGGCACACAGCACGACTGGCAGATTCGGATTCAAGGCAAGACGAATCCGCAATTGTGGATCATCCAGTGCAGTAGCACTTGCGTCAGCAAACGCTGAGACTCCCTCGAGCACCTCACCTACATATCCACTCGATGAGCGAAGCACCTGCGTCGCGAATGGACTCGATGTCACGACGAGATCCCACCGGTCGACCTGCGACCTCGAGGGTCGACGCTCCGAGCTTGGCTGCAGTACCCAGTCCGGGTTGTCTCGTCCACTGCGAACAAGGGGCTGTTCATTCACTGCCACCAACATGAATTGACCCTCGCGCTTGGGCAGACGGCTGAAGAACAATTCGTTGGTCACCAACCAACGCGAGCGGCCAAGATGCCAAGAGTGCCGCCAGCTGTCTCTGACTCTCGGTGTGATCACGACCTGACGAATGCCTGCGTGCTGCGTCCTCCATCGGGCACTCAGGAATGACAGGGCCGAGTCCACCGGGCGTTGGCTGTTGACATCAATCAAGATCCTGTTGCTCAAGGGCAGCAGCCGGGCCAGCGAATAGGCGACTCCTGCTGCTCGGCTCACTGGACCTGCGTGCACTGTGGCCTTTGATCCGTCGACAATCTTTGTCATCGCAAATTCCGCAACTGTTCCGCATGTGCAATGAGCGCGCTGGCTCGGGCCGAGAAGCTGTGCTCCTGCGCAATGGTGCGAGCGAACTCAAGGCGGGCCTCATAGGGCGGGAAGGCTGCATCTCGATCGGTGAACAGCGAGTGCAGTTCAGACGCTGACGCGTAGGTGTGTACGAATCCGTCAAAGACCTCCTCCAGACCCAGTGCACGATCACTGATGACGCGAGTCGCGGTTGCTGTGGCGTCAAAGAGTCGATTGGACAGGAAACCGAGTTCGGCCATGTCGGGATGGTGATCGTTAAGTACTACTTGAGCACCGGCATAGGCCGCTGGCAGTCGATCATTCGCCAAGAAATCCCCGCTGATGCGATCAGTGCCGACGTATTCCTGCCAGCCAACCCCATAAAGGGAAAGTGGAAGTTCAGCGGCAAGGGCATCGCGGACGACGGGTCGAAATTGTCCGCGCGTGGAGCCGACGAAGAGCAGTTCCTCCCCGGAGTCGGGAGCAGCTGCCGAAGGAGTGAAGCGTCGAGGGTTCGTCGCCTGCAGCAATGGCACCGCATCGACAAATCCTGGCTGCCAATGCTTGCTCGCAGCAAAGACCGTGTCATAGCCAGCTGCCTCTTGCTCGCTCACCAATTCCGGATGCGAAATGACCCACAGCAGCCACAAGGCGCCCGGGCCTTTGCGCGGGGTAATTTCATTGAGGCCGCGCAGTACTACGACGATTTCGTCGTCAGAACGCTCTTGAGCGTGTGCGCGATTGCGGGCGATGACCTTTGCATTCTGACCTTGCTCATTGAGGGCAGCCACCAGATCGCGAGCAAACCAGGTGTCCCCCCACTGCTCACCAGCTGATCCGGCAGGAGCAGACGTCACCACTGACCAGCGCCGCTTGTGCCTGCGGAAAAGTTTCATGCGCCGCGCGCTCCGCGAAGAAAGCCCAGGCCCCAAGCGCCGTGCATGGCGCCGTAGACCACCGGCAGTGCAAATGCCGCGCGCAGACTCAGCCGCGGACTTCCCAGCGCACTTGACACTGATGCAAGGAGATTGCCAAGCAGATACCCCACTGGCATCGCAAGCCCGAGAAGTGCGAGCCAACTCACGCCCAATGCCAAGCCGACTGCACCCGCAATAAGACCAAGGGCGACCAGGATCACAGCCACCGGCGCGGCGAGATAGCGCAAGGAGATTGTCTCGGGGTGGCGACGAGCAACCTCGCGTCGCCAACGTCCGTAGTCGTGGTACTGCCGAGCCAAGGCTCGAGCATTAGCCCTTGGTCGATACTCAACACGCATCTGCGGCGTGAACCACACCACGCCACCGGTCTGGCGAATGCGCAGGTTCATCTCCCAGTCCTGCGCTCGCTCCATGCTCTCGTCGTAGCCCCCAACTCGTTGAAGTGCTTCGGCGCGGAAGCAACCCAGGTACACCGTCAGCGCCGGACCCGGTTCGCCGCCAACATGGAAGGCCGCACCTCCCACGCCAAAGCGCGAAGTCATCGCACGAGCTACCGCTGATTCGAAGGGGGTGGATCCGATGGCATCCATGATGCCTCCGACGTTGTCAGCACCGGTCTGCTCAAGAACCGCAACTCCACGGGCGACGTAATCGTTCGGAATGAGCGCGTGACCGTCAACGCGCACCACAACCTCGCCCGTAGCCTTGGCAATTGCCGCATTCAACGCCGCTGGAGTCTTGCCACTCGGGTTCTCAACGACGTGCACAGAGTCAAAATCAGCAACGAGGCCACGCGCAACCTGCATGGTCGCGTCCTTGGATGGCCCGACAGCGATCACGACTTCCACTTCACCCAGATAATCCTGAGCCAGAATTTGGAGCACTGCCTCGCGTAGATGCCGCTCCTCATTGAGCACTGGCATAATCACGCTGACCTTCGGAAGTTCCCCAAGCGGAGCCTGGGTCATGCACTCGTCCCGAAGACCTCGTGTTCAATCCTGCCCTCGTAGGTTCGCGTGGTCTTGGTCAGGAAATGCTCCTCCACGGCATTGGCAGTATGCCCCTCACCGCGCCGCTCATAGAGGTAGCCCAAACCATGGGTGCGATAGATAGCGCCACCCGTGTCGCGAACCCGATTGATCAGGGCCCGGTCGACCGATTTCGGCACCGGGCGCCAGCCACCCACGGCATCCAGATCAGCACGGGAGATCAGCACGGTTCCGCCGGCGATGAATGGCGCATAACTCTCGGCGGGGTATTCGGGACGGAAAGCCGTCGCATTGGCAGACTCGACGTGAATCCAATCCAGAGCTTTGCCGACCAGGGTCGCGCCTGAATACATCCGCGCCAGCACCAGATCCCAAATGTGCTCGGGCCCATAGAAATCGTCGTCGTCCATCTTGCTGATCAAGGTGCCATCAGCTCGCTGGCTCAACTGCTGAAGTGCCGTTCCGAATGGAACCTCGCCACTGATATCGATGACCTGGACATCGCCCGGAATCGCTCTGAACCTGGAGTGATCGATCTGCACGCCATGCAAACCAATGAGAATCTGCAACTTTGGATAGCGAATCTGCGAAAGCTGAGTGACGAGGTGATCGACAAACCTATCCCGGTGCGTCATCAAAATAATGCTGACGCTGGGCCAGGCATCAAGTGCTGCTGCAGGAGAGTGCACACGCAGCACATGCCGACGCGCGTGCACCGATTGCACCAGCCAGTCCATGTCATCCAGCGGAAAAACTTGATGGCGGGCAAGGATTCCGCAGGCTTCCAACTGCGCCTGCCAGCGTGCGGGAAGCGGCACATTGCACCGGACTCCACCGATGGCGGACAGTTCCAGCACCTCGGCCTGATTGAGATCCTGGTCAGTCCGGACATGGATCCCTGGGCCCTCGATGACGAGTTCGCCCACTTGAACAGAGGCGTCTCCCAATTCCCATGGGCCAGTGGAGGCACGGCCCAGCGGCCGATGGACGAGCGGATTGACATGCACCTCGTGGTCGACTCCATCAACTGACCAAGTCGTGCGCGAGTCATCAATGACGACCGTGCGCGCACGTTCGATCGAATCGACCGAGACAGCCGACGACGCCACCAAAGTGTCGCTTCGGCGAAGGTGCACATTGGCTCGTTCGGAGGGCTGCACCACGTCGTGCAGATCAGCGACGAGCGAGGCTGCCTCGGCTGGCAGGCCAGGAGCGAAACTCAACATCGGACCAATGCCCAGCGGCGCCATCGGTTGCAACATGCGAGCAGCCGCGGCCAGCAACAGTCCGGGATCGATTGCCTCGGCTACGACAAGTTCAAGCAGGATTCCCTTGCCATGGCCATGCAGCCAGACCGAAGAGAGATTGGGCAGCACAGGGGCACCCGTCCATCCCTTGGGCGGATTCCACACCGAGATTCGGACATCGACACGGGTGATTGGAGGTCCACCGATAACCATCACGGCCAACTGCTGCAAGGAATCAACGCCAGCGGCTTTCACCAGCCACGATTTCGGCTTGATCTTGAGCGTGAGGCCTTCGGGCAAGCCCGGGATCGGTCCGCGCTTGATCTTGCGGCCCTGGTCACGAAGCACTGCTACCGGATTGCTCACAGAGGTCAGCGTAGAGGGGCAGGCGGTGGCCGCGTCGGTAGCCTTGCGGCATGACTTTGCGACTCTCCGTCATTGGCACCGGCTATCTGGGGGCAACCCACGCTGCCTGTATGGCGGAATTGGGTTTCGAGGTCATCGGAGTCGATGTAGACCCAGCCAAGGTCGCCACCCTGCAGGGCGGTCATGTGCCCTTCTACGAGCCCGGGCTGGACGAGGTGCTGGAACGCAATATCGAAGCCGGGCGGCTGAACTTCACCACTTCCATAGCCGAGGCCGCGAACTTCGCCGATATCCACTTCATCTGTGTGGGAACTCCGCAGCTTGCCGGTGCTCAGCGTGCTGATCTGTCCCAGGTCATGTCCTCGATTGAAGCCCTTGCCCCGCATTTGCGGCCAGGTGCGCTCGTGGTCGGCAAATCAACGGTGCCCGTCGGCACCGCTGCGCTCATCGCTGAGCGATTGAAGGCCGTGGCAGTGTCCGAGGTTGAGCTGGCGTGGAACCCGGAGTTCCTCCGCGAGGGCTTTGCCGTTGAGGACACCCTCACTCCTGACCGATTGGTCGTCGGCGTGCGAAGCCAAGAGGCCGAGGATCGTCTACGAGAGGTCTACGCACCTCTGATCGCCATTGGCACCCCGTTCCTGGTCACGGATTTCCCCACCGCAGAACTCGTGAAGGTTGCAGCCAACTCCTTCTTGGCCACCAAGATCTCATTTATCAATGCCATGGCCGAGGTATGTGAGGCAGCTGGCGCGGATGTCGCGCAACTTGCCGAGGCGATCGGTTACGACCCCCGCATTGGCAATCGCTTCCTGTCCGCTGGCCTTGGCTTCGGTGGCGGCTGCCTGCCCAAGGACATTCGCGCCTTCATGGCCCGCGCCGGTGAACTTGGCGCTGAAGATGCGGTCATGTTCTTGCGCGAGGTCGACCAGATCAATCTCCGCAGACGTTCACATGTCGTGGATCTGGCTCGAGCCATCCTCGGCGGCAGCTTCGCAGGCAAGGCGGTGACCGTGCTCGGAGCGGCTTTCAAGCCGAACAGCGACGACGTGCGCGATTCACCCGCACTCGACGTTGCTGTGGCGATGAGCAATGCCGGTGCTCGTGTAGTCGTGCATGATCCCAAGGCGCTAGTCAATGCCGCCAAGGTCTATCCGAATATGAACTACGAGGCCGATGTGATCAAAGCGCTTGCTGGCGCCGATCTCATCTTGCATGGCACGGAGTGGACTGAGTACCGCGAATTGAATCCGGTCGAAGTCGCCGCCGTTGTGCGCGAGAGAAACCTCATTGACGGCCGCAACATCCTGGACCCGAATGCTTGGCGAAATGCTGGCTTCAGCTATCGAGCCTTGGGCCGACCAAACGCCTAACTCTTTAAGAACCTAACGCTTGATCTTCTGACCCTTGATCTTGGCCGAGGCATTCAGTTCACGCTGAAAATCAACCATCGAGCTCATGAGCTCGGGGTCGGCGATGCCGAGCATACGAACCGCGAGCAAGCCAGCGTTTCGCGCATTGCCAATCGCCACAGTTGCAACAGGAACACCAGCAGGCATCTGAACAATCGACAAAAGTGAGTCCATGCCGTCAAGGGAACCAACGGCAACGGGAACGCCAATGACCGGAATCGGAGTGAGCGCTGCCAGCATGCCGGGCAGGTGTGCCGAGCCGCCGGCACCAGCGATGATCACACGCAGACCGCGGTCAGTTGCAGTTGCACCGTATTCGACCATCTCGTGCGGCATGCGGTGTGCGGAGACGACATTGACCTCATAGGCCACGCCGAACTCATCGAGTGCATCGGCTGCAGCCTGCATCGTCGGCCAGTCTGAGTCGCTGCCCATGCAGATGCCCACCAACGGCTGATCTGCCATGGTCTCTCCCTCATTCATCGATAACGCCAGAGAAGTAGTCTGCTGCATGGCGCCCGCGCACCAGTAACGCGTCGGCGTCCTCCCCAAGCAAAGTCACGTGACCAACCTTGCGACCGGGGCGAACTTCCTTGCCGTACAGGTGCACCTTGATCTCCGGATCTCGCGCGAACACGTGGCGGTATGCGGAGTAGAGATTGCCAACGGATCCCCCGAGCACGTTGACCATCACGGCATGTGGCGCGCGCATGCGCGGATCACCGAGCGGCAGGTCAAGCACCGCCCGGAGATGATTTTCAAACTGACTGGTAGCTGCGCCCTCGATGGTCCAGTGGCCGGAGTTGTGCGGTCGCATCGCAAGCTCGTTGACGACAAGTCCGTCCGAGGTCTCAAAGAGTTCGACAGCAAGCATCCCGACCACATCAAGGTCGCGCGCAATTCGTAGGGCGATGTTCTGCGCTTCGAGCGCGAGTTCCTCTCTGAGCTCTGGCGCAGGAACGATGACTTCGGCGCAGATGCCATTGATTTGCGTCGTCTGCACGACTGGGTAAGCGACGGCTTGCCCATGCGGTGATCGGGCAACCTGAGCTGAAAGCTCCCGCGTGAATGGCACGAACTGCTCTGCCAACCAGAAGGATTCTGCAAACAGCGGCGTTGCCATGACGGCACTTGCCTCGTCGGCACTGCGCACAACCCAGACTCCACGGCCGTCATAGCCGCCACGCGAAGTCTTCAGCACGACCGGCCAGCCATGGCTTTGCGCGAAGTGCTCAACGTCAGCAGATGCAAGCACTTGCGACCAGGCCGGGCATGGAACGCCGATCGCGGTGAGCGCGACCCGCATCTGCAATTTGTCCTGGGCGTGGGCCAGCGCACTGGGACTGGGTCGCACCGCGATCCCCCGGGCAAGCAGTCCCTCCAAGATTGCGGTGGGCACATGCTCGTGATCAAAGGTGACGACATCGCAGCCCTCGG encodes:
- a CDS encoding glycosyltransferase, which translates into the protein MKQRLVLLANNVDEIGGAQRVVHALASGFADRGHDVTVIGIEPREPRSDFSAANYRVERLLEAAYDKEEGPELQAQRFAAQAKLQSILDSGPQGFIVTAQVWAMEHIARCNIDGWRTIGQYHSSFQAASFGPDLQRILDAYSEADIFLALTQADARLFTAAGLSNASAMANPLPRWPEGMADSHSKTITYLGRFSAEKAPMTLIQAWRILTEQGELPEWELQFVGSGPHEGQIRDAAELLPRVQVCEQVADPYAVLAATGILAVPSLVEGLPLVIMEALACGVPVVASDCSAGVRELLAEESCGVLVNRGDSADLARGLLALGKDSDLRTAMASRGPTHMEGYRLERILDLWEQVFTDVLR
- a CDS encoding CDP-glycerol glycerophosphotransferase family protein — protein: MTKIVDGSKATVHAGPVSRAAGVAYSLARLLPLSNRILIDVNSQRPVDSALSFLSARWRTQHAGIRQVVITPRVRDSWRHSWHLGRSRWLVTNELFFSRLPKREGQFMLVAVNEQPLVRSGRDNPDWVLQPSSERRPSRSQVDRWDLVVTSSPFATQVLRSSSGYVGEVLEGVSAFADASATALDDPQLRIRLALNPNLPVVLCALASSTSAMQAEALVQAFAGRMQFRFVTDDGSRVHSSQVFDDLPSWCAAADLLVTDWSSLAMEFGSLQRPIVAFQPDHLDVVRRRGTYLDLPTVLPGPMVTTMSELFEQLQVWLADGDAGLSEFGKRSSAFSQFGAPPKSVAAERIWQSSMGSR
- a CDS encoding glycosyltransferase family 2 protein; this encodes MTQAPLGELPKVSVIMPVLNEERHLREAVLQILAQDYLGEVEVVIAVGPSKDATMQVARGLVADFDSVHVVENPSGKTPAALNAAIAKATGEVVVRVDGHALIPNDYVARGVAVLEQTGADNVGGIMDAIGSTPFESAVARAMTSRFGVGGAAFHVGGEPGPALTVYLGCFRAEALQRVGGYDESMERAQDWEMNLRIRQTGGVVWFTPQMRVEYRPRANARALARQYHDYGRWRREVARRHPETISLRYLAAPVAVILVALGLIAGAVGLALGVSWLALLGLAMPVGYLLGNLLASVSSALGSPRLSLRAAFALPVVYGAMHGAWGLGFLRGARGA
- the purE gene encoding 5-(carboxyamino)imidazole ribonucleotide mutase, producing the protein MADQPLVGICMGSDSDWPTMQAAADALDEFGVAYEVNVVSAHRMPHEMVEYGATATDRGLRVIIAGAGGSAHLPGMLAALTPIPVIGVPVAVGSLDGMDSLLSIVQMPAGVPVATVAIGNARNAGLLAVRMLGIADPELMSSMVDFQRELNASAKIKGQKIKR
- a CDS encoding 5-(carboxyamino)imidazole ribonucleotide synthase; amino-acid sequence: MTQADGAPTVGMIGGGQLARMSAEAATALGIGFRVLAASPTDPAALVVHDVHIGAHDDPIAVSAFAEGCDVVTFDHEHVPTAILEGLLARGIAVRPSPSALAHAQDKLQMRVALTAIGVPCPAWSQVLASADVEHFAQSHGWPVVLKTSRGGYDGRGVWVVRSADEASAVMATPLFAESFWLAEQFVPFTRELSAQVARSPHGQAVAYPVVQTTQINGICAEVIVPAPELREELALEAQNIALRIARDLDVVGMLAVELFETSDGLVVNELAMRPHNSGHWTIEGAATSQFENHLRAVLDLPLGDPRMRAPHAVMVNVLGGSVGNLYSAYRHVFARDPEIKVHLYGKEVRPGRKVGHVTLLGEDADALLVRGRHAADYFSGVIDE
- a CDS encoding UDP-glucose/GDP-mannose dehydrogenase family protein, with amino-acid sequence MTLRLSVIGTGYLGATHAACMAELGFEVIGVDVDPAKVATLQGGHVPFYEPGLDEVLERNIEAGRLNFTTSIAEAANFADIHFICVGTPQLAGAQRADLSQVMSSIEALAPHLRPGALVVGKSTVPVGTAALIAERLKAVAVSEVELAWNPEFLREGFAVEDTLTPDRLVVGVRSQEAEDRLREVYAPLIAIGTPFLVTDFPTAELVKVAANSFLATKISFINAMAEVCEAAGADVAQLAEAIGYDPRIGNRFLSAGLGFGGGCLPKDIRAFMARAGELGAEDAVMFLREVDQINLRRRSHVVDLARAILGGSFAGKAVTVLGAAFKPNSDDVRDSPALDVAVAMSNAGARVVVHDPKALVNAAKVYPNMNYEADVIKALAGADLILHGTEWTEYRELNPVEVAAVVRERNLIDGRNILDPNAWRNAGFSYRALGRPNA